One window of Aliarcobacter lanthieri genomic DNA carries:
- the crcB gene encoding fluoride efflux transporter CrcB translates to MFPNYQIILAVGVGGALGSILRYFTVFFQQKYYPVDFPLGILIVNLFGSLIIGFLYIYFSSYIVSDNIRFLLITGFLGGLTTFSTFALDNYLLYQTSLNLAILNILSNLFGSIFAVFIGVKLAQIIFK, encoded by the coding sequence ATGTTTCCTAATTATCAAATCATCCTTGCCGTTGGAGTTGGTGGAGCATTAGGCTCTATTTTGAGATATTTTACAGTATTTTTTCAACAAAAGTATTATCCCGTTGATTTTCCTCTAGGAATTTTAATTGTAAATTTATTTGGTTCATTAATAATTGGATTTTTGTACATATATTTCTCATCTTACATTGTTTCAGACAATATCAGATTTCTTCTAATAACTGGTTTTCTAGGTGGTTTGACAACTTTTTCCACATTTGCATTAGATAATTATCTACTATATCAAACTTCATTGAACCTTGCAATATTAAATATTTTAAGTAATTTATTTGGTTCAATTTTTGCTGTTTTTATAGGTGTTAAATTAGCACAAATAATCTTTAAATAG
- a CDS encoding twin-arginine translocase TatA/TatE family subunit translates to MGMPSGMQLLVIVLIVLILFGGKKIPELAKGLGSGIKNFKKAVKEDDDEVATATKVDEVEKKAEVKPTSTEAKPESKEA, encoded by the coding sequence ATGGGTATGCCAAGTGGAATGCAATTGTTAGTAATTGTTTTAATAGTACTAATTTTATTTGGTGGTAAAAAAATACCAGAACTAGCTAAAGGTTTAGGTAGTGGAATTAAAAACTTTAAGAAAGCTGTAAAAGAAGATGACGATGAAGTTGCTACAGCTACAAAAGTAGATGAAGTTGAGAAAAAAGCTGAAGTGAAACCAACTTCAACAGAAGCTAAACCAGAATCTAAAGAAGCGTAA
- the argS gene encoding arginine--tRNA ligase, translating to MQNLVKEYIENILQTNIVLEKPKDISLGHYATPIAFSLAKELKKSPMQIADEIVVKLENKDLFEKIESVKGFINFTLSTKFLQSLVDIALKDGSSFAKEDKKNEKILLEYVSANPTGPLHIGHARGAIFGDSLARVGKYLGYDITTEYYINDAGAQMDLLGISVSLAARDFIFKETVEYPESYYRGEYLVDIAHQIIEKFGKDIIYDKSRFKELAIFAKDIVMQIIIKDLKDLGVEFENFVSEKSLYSSWDNTKDVLEKNGSLYTKDEKVYLQSTKYGDDSDRVVVRENGIPTYLAGDIIYHKNKFDRNFDKYINIWGADHHGYITRVKAAIEFLGNDSSKLEVILSQMVQLLKGGEPYKMSKRAGNVILMSDVLEEIGSDALRFVFLTKKSDTHLEFDIDMLKNQDSSNPIFYINYAHARINQVFVKSGISSDDIKNISFENLNNDALNLVYEALLLQSILVESFNKRDIQKITEYLYNLASSVHKFYNEHKIIGSDDEKTYLKVLSMAKLSLNVGLELLGIKAKEIM from the coding sequence TTGCAAAATTTAGTAAAAGAGTATATAGAAAATATTTTACAAACAAATATTGTTTTAGAAAAGCCAAAAGATATTTCTTTAGGGCATTATGCAACTCCTATAGCTTTTAGTTTAGCTAAAGAGTTAAAAAAATCTCCTATGCAAATTGCTGATGAGATAGTTGTAAAACTTGAAAATAAAGATTTATTTGAAAAAATTGAATCTGTAAAAGGTTTTATTAACTTTACACTATCAACAAAGTTTTTACAATCTTTAGTTGATATTGCATTAAAAGATGGTAGTTCTTTTGCAAAAGAAGATAAAAAGAATGAAAAAATATTGCTTGAATATGTTTCAGCAAATCCAACTGGACCATTACATATAGGACATGCAAGAGGAGCTATATTTGGTGATTCTTTAGCTAGAGTTGGAAAATATTTAGGATATGATATTACAACGGAATATTATATAAATGATGCTGGAGCACAAATGGACTTACTTGGGATTTCAGTAAGTTTAGCAGCAAGAGATTTTATCTTTAAAGAAACTGTAGAATACCCTGAAAGCTACTACCGAGGAGAATACTTAGTTGATATTGCACACCAAATTATCGAGAAATTTGGAAAAGATATTATCTATGATAAAAGTAGATTTAAAGAATTAGCAATATTTGCTAAAGATATTGTAATGCAAATAATTATTAAAGACTTAAAAGATTTAGGTGTTGAATTTGAAAATTTTGTATCTGAAAAATCTTTATATAGCTCTTGGGATAATACAAAAGATGTTTTAGAGAAAAATGGTTCTTTATATACAAAAGATGAAAAAGTATATCTTCAATCAACAAAATATGGTGATGATAGTGATAGAGTTGTTGTAAGAGAAAATGGAATTCCTACATATCTTGCAGGAGATATAATATACCATAAAAATAAATTTGATAGAAATTTTGATAAATATATAAATATTTGGGGCGCTGATCACCACGGATATATCACAAGAGTAAAAGCTGCTATTGAATTTTTAGGGAATGACTCTTCAAAATTAGAAGTTATTTTATCTCAAATGGTACAACTTTTAAAAGGTGGTGAACCTTATAAGATGAGTAAAAGAGCAGGAAATGTGATCCTTATGTCAGATGTACTTGAAGAAATTGGTAGTGATGCTTTAAGATTTGTATTTTTAACTAAAAAAAGTGATACTCACTTAGAGTTTGATATTGATATGTTAAAAAATCAAGATTCATCAAATCCAATTTTTTATATAAACTATGCACATGCAAGAATAAACCAAGTTTTTGTAAAATCTGGTATCTCAAGTGATGATATAAAAAATATAAGTTTTGAAAACTTAAATAATGATGCTTTGAATTTAGTGTATGAAGCCCTACTTTTACAATCGATTTTAGTTGAAAGTTTTAATAAAAGAGATATACAAAAAATTACTGAATATCTATACAACTTAGCTTCAAGTGTACATAAATTTTACAATGAACACAAAATCATAGGAAGCGATGATGAAAAAACATACTTAAAAGTTTTAAGTATGGCAAAACTAAGCCTAAATGTAGGATTGGAACTACTTGGAATAAAAGCAAAAGAGATTATGTAA
- a CDS encoding DUF4885 family protein translates to MKINTNQIQQFSSLNSGIKVSQNDVQQIKNSESISLNINKNTLNTLDKLSSLEETTFIKAYDNSYIHPEKKATNIVLEEHYKKTNEDNKKFSNPKEHIWNKYNNPKYEYYAKHMNTIEKEIAYKQETNYLDGKNVTYSLKDYVIKDMKSINAMVDQARKKEFDRDRVNDQFQNLLNRYGIEIPKDVNINFTIEPYNYKVSVSGLDDINLTNLIEDTLNTANNSKELFFHIYQSYSPYKNEQLNNENFDKQSVFHEVKKITSYDLRDLENSNGKFLTPEGIDVFEIYKQGIFSDNSIPDEHKGLVIDFFGDKLSNLAKNGFDSVSDMILSIDYKNGSFYDIGQEENFGLEKRDWIDNLETSTTQTYKEIHKTDELSEKKDKEKREADLFALKHNLEIEEFMKNDTKKYVNNFDFLKSLLMQRYFLGKDDEFTYKIFELLEKYKEIKK, encoded by the coding sequence ATGAAAATAAATACAAATCAAATACAACAATTTAGTTCATTAAATAGTGGAATAAAAGTATCTCAAAATGATGTACAACAAATTAAGAACTCAGAATCTATATCTTTAAATATCAACAAAAATACACTAAATACTTTAGATAAACTATCATCTTTGGAAGAAACTACATTTATAAAAGCTTATGACAATAGTTATATACATCCAGAAAAAAAAGCTACAAATATAGTATTAGAAGAGCATTATAAAAAAACAAATGAAGATAACAAAAAATTCTCAAATCCAAAAGAACATATATGGAATAAATATAATAATCCAAAATATGAATATTATGCAAAACATATGAATACGATAGAAAAGGAAATTGCTTATAAACAAGAAACAAACTATTTGGATGGAAAAAATGTTACCTACTCTTTAAAAGATTATGTTATTAAAGATATGAAATCAATAAATGCAATGGTAGATCAAGCAAGAAAAAAAGAGTTTGATCGAGATAGAGTAAATGATCAATTTCAAAATTTACTAAATAGATATGGTATAGAAATTCCAAAAGATGTTAATATAAATTTTACTATTGAGCCTTACAATTATAAAGTAAGTGTTAGTGGTTTAGATGATATAAATTTAACTAATCTAATAGAAGATACACTTAATACAGCTAATAATTCAAAAGAGTTATTTTTTCATATTTATCAAAGTTATTCTCCATATAAAAATGAACAGTTAAATAATGAAAACTTTGATAAGCAGTCAGTTTTTCATGAAGTTAAAAAAATAACATCTTATGATTTAAGAGATTTAGAAAATTCGAATGGAAAGTTTTTAACTCCTGAGGGGATAGATGTTTTTGAAATATATAAGCAAGGAATATTCAGTGATAATAGTATTCCTGATGAGCATAAAGGACTTGTAATAGACTTCTTTGGAGATAAATTATCAAATCTAGCAAAAAATGGATTTGATAGTGTTTCTGATATGATACTTTCAATTGATTATAAAAATGGAAGTTTTTATGATATAGGGCAAGAAGAAAATTTTGGTTTAGAAAAAAGAGATTGGATAGATAATTTGGAAACTTCAACAACACAAACTTACAAAGAAATACATAAAACAGATGAACTATCAGAAAAAAAAGACAAAGAAAAAAGAGAAGCTGATTTATTTGCTTTGAAACATAATCTTGAAATTGAAGAATTTATGAAAAATGATACTAAAAAATATGTAAATAACTTTGATTTTTTAAAATCACTTCTTATGCAAAGATATTTTTTAGGAAAAGATGATGAATTTACATATAAAATATTTGAACTTTTAGAAAAATATAAAGAGATAAAAAAATAA
- the rsfS gene encoding ribosome silencing factor — MSSRVENIKNILDDKKAVDIEVFDLTDKEYLVDYVVIATTLNPRHGSALLDNLKTELKPKGEEFLRVDEDENWTVVDMGDIFIHLMSEKYREKYNIEDFLKDFQKPKN, encoded by the coding sequence TTGAGTAGTAGAGTAGAAAATATTAAAAATATTTTAGATGATAAAAAAGCAGTCGATATTGAAGTTTTTGATTTAACTGACAAAGAATATTTAGTTGATTATGTTGTTATTGCAACAACACTAAATCCAAGACATGGATCTGCACTTTTGGATAATTTAAAAACAGAGTTAAAACCAAAAGGTGAAGAGTTTTTAAGAGTTGATGAAGATGAAAATTGGACAGTTGTTGATATGGGGGATATTTTTATTCATTTAATGAGTGAAAAATATAGAGAAAAATATAATATAGAAGACTTTTTAAAAGATTTTCAAAAACCTAAAAATTAA
- the nadD gene encoding nicotinate (nicotinamide) nucleotide adenylyltransferase: MRIAIFGGSFDPVHIAHKTIVEVALKKLDIDKLIVVPTYLNPFKSSFYLEPKIRFELLKKVFADFTKVEICDYEIKRDKVSYTYDTVNYIKSLYKPSKIYFIIGEDNVRNLHKWYKIEELKRELEFVVVTRVGFNQNIEDFKILDINIDISSTNLREQIDLNFVPEVIQEDILNLQKGRKIE, from the coding sequence TTGAGAATTGCAATTTTTGGTGGCAGTTTTGACCCCGTTCATATAGCACATAAAACTATCGTTGAAGTTGCATTGAAAAAGTTGGATATTGATAAACTAATAGTTGTTCCAACATATTTGAATCCTTTTAAAAGTAGTTTTTATTTAGAACCTAAAATTAGGTTTGAATTATTAAAAAAGGTTTTTGCAGATTTTACGAAGGTAGAAATTTGTGACTATGAAATAAAAAGAGATAAAGTAAGTTATACTTATGATACAGTTAACTATATAAAATCTTTATATAAACCTTCAAAAATATATTTTATAATTGGTGAAGATAATGTAAGAAATCTTCATAAATGGTATAAAATAGAAGAGTTAAAAAGAGAGTTAGAGTTTGTTGTTGTTACAAGAGTTGGATTTAATCAAAATATAGAAGATTTTAAAATTTTAGATATAAATATTGATATTAGTTCAACAAATTTAAGAGAGCAAATTGATTTAAATTTTGTTCCAGAAGTAATACAAGAAGATATATTAAATTTACAAAAAGGTAGAAAAATTGAGTAG
- a CDS encoding NAD(P)/FAD-dependent oxidoreductase: MDRRDFLNGVALTIMAGMTPLDLLLAGEIKDQRSIKDAIDLKEYYPPKWQGLRGSTDEAYEFAHMLRDGQKFDYSSVKKVESYDLVIVGAGLSGLAAACFYQEKFGRDKKILILDNHDDFGGHARRNEIEFEGGMILGYGGSESFQSPKHLYSENVIKLLNSLNIDIDKLAQKFNVNFYPDLGLSRGVYFSKDIFGEKKIVNGNPGQVVCDDIPKDRLNGKPLKDFINEFPLSQKDKNDLIELFENPKDYLENMNKEDKEEYLNKTNYKSFLREKVKLSDEAIKYFEGSTDDFLALGIDATSCSDARMCYLPGFDNMGLDPIEGDDLAEMEEPYIYHFPDGNSSVARLMVKKLIPNIAAGGMSDMNSIINTKFDYSKLDIDSNNVRLRLRSTVINVENTQKGAKVIYMNAVDQKMYRVDSKNVIMANYNSMIPYIIPTLPTEQKDALSQNVKTSLIHTKVIIKNWQTFKKLGIHEFYSPKMPYARVKLDYPVDIGVYRHPRDPNKPICLHMSCSPLVFAAQDGLDFEGMDARSIARVGRSKLYTMSFEEHEKIIRKQLQDMLGDSGFNHEKDILGIVLNRWGHCYAYSENSLFDDEEESEKIIKKARKPFGNITIANSDSDWQAYMHAAIDQAHRAVNEIKD, translated from the coding sequence ATGGATAGAAGAGATTTTTTAAATGGAGTAGCATTAACTATTATGGCTGGAATGACTCCATTAGATTTGCTTTTAGCTGGTGAAATAAAAGATCAAAGAAGTATAAAAGATGCAATAGATTTAAAAGAGTATTATCCTCCAAAATGGCAAGGATTAAGAGGAAGTACAGATGAAGCATATGAGTTTGCTCATATGTTGAGAGATGGTCAAAAATTTGATTATAGTAGTGTAAAAAAAGTAGAGAGTTATGATTTAGTTATTGTAGGAGCTGGACTTAGTGGATTAGCTGCAGCTTGTTTTTATCAAGAAAAGTTTGGAAGAGATAAAAAAATTTTAATTCTTGATAACCATGATGATTTTGGAGGGCATGCCCGAAGAAATGAGATAGAATTTGAAGGTGGAATGATTTTAGGATATGGGGGAAGTGAAAGTTTTCAATCACCAAAGCACTTATATTCAGAAAATGTAATAAAACTTCTTAATTCTTTAAATATAGACATAGATAAATTAGCACAAAAATTTAATGTAAATTTTTATCCTGATTTGGGTCTTAGTAGAGGTGTATATTTTTCAAAAGATATATTCGGTGAAAAAAAGATAGTAAATGGAAATCCAGGACAGGTTGTTTGTGATGATATTCCAAAAGATAGATTAAATGGTAAACCACTTAAAGATTTTATAAATGAGTTTCCATTATCACAAAAAGATAAAAATGATTTAATTGAACTTTTTGAAAATCCGAAAGATTATTTAGAAAATATGAATAAAGAGGATAAAGAAGAATATCTTAATAAAACAAATTATAAATCTTTTTTAAGAGAAAAAGTTAAATTATCAGATGAAGCTATAAAATATTTTGAAGGTTCAACAGATGATTTCTTAGCTCTAGGTATAGATGCAACTTCTTGTAGTGATGCTAGAATGTGTTATTTACCAGGATTTGATAATATGGGATTAGATCCAATAGAGGGGGATGATTTAGCTGAAATGGAAGAACCATATATTTATCATTTCCCTGATGGAAATTCTAGTGTAGCAAGATTAATGGTAAAAAAACTAATCCCAAATATTGCTGCTGGTGGAATGTCTGATATGAATAGTATTATAAATACTAAATTTGATTATTCAAAATTAGATATTGATTCAAATAATGTAAGATTAAGATTGAGAAGTACTGTTATAAATGTTGAAAATACACAAAAAGGTGCAAAAGTTATTTATATGAATGCTGTAGATCAGAAGATGTACCGAGTAGATTCAAAAAATGTTATTATGGCAAATTATAATAGTATGATTCCATATATCATCCCAACACTACCTACAGAACAAAAAGATGCTTTATCTCAAAATGTTAAAACATCTTTAATTCATACAAAAGTTATTATAAAAAATTGGCAAACTTTTAAGAAATTAGGAATTCATGAGTTTTATTCACCAAAGATGCCTTATGCTAGAGTTAAACTTGATTATCCAGTAGATATTGGGGTATATAGACATCCAAGAGATCCAAATAAACCAATTTGTTTGCATATGTCTTGTTCTCCTTTAGTTTTTGCAGCACAAGATGGATTGGATTTTGAAGGAATGGATGCTAGATCAATAGCTAGAGTAGGTAGAAGTAAATTATATACTATGAGTTTTGAAGAACATGAAAAAATTATAAGAAAACAACTTCAAGATATGTTAGGAGATAGTGGATTTAATCACGAAAAAGATATTTTAGGAATAGTATTAAACAGATGGGGACATTGTTATGCTTATTCAGAAAATTCTTTATTTGATGATGAAGAAGAAAGTGAAAAAATTATTAAAAAGGCTAGAAAGCCTTTTGGAAATATAACTATTGCAAATTCAGATTCAGATTGGCAAGCTTATATGCATGCAGCAATAGACCAAGCTCATAGAGCTGTTAATGAAATAAAAGACTAA
- the gap gene encoding type I glyceraldehyde-3-phosphate dehydrogenase: protein MAIKVAINGFGRIGRCVARIIANRDDIELVAINDTATPDMLEYITKYDTVHGTFDGDVKVEDGYLKMGKIKAKLYSTRDAKELTFTKECGAEVILECTGAYLTKEKCQVHIDNGAKKVVMSAPAKDDTKTYVLGVNENTYAGENIVSNASCTTNCLGPIAKIIDDAFGIEKGLMTTIHSYTNDQNILDVKHKSDKRRARAGASNMIPTSTGAAKAMKLIMPQLEGKLHGQSVRVPTPNVSMVDVNFLVKKDTTKEEINALFTQKSKELAGIVSVDNDMLVSSDIIGNTNSTIVASDLTQVIGGNMIKVMSWYDNEWGYSARLVDLAVYVANK from the coding sequence ATGGCTATTAAAGTTGCAATAAATGGTTTTGGAAGAATAGGAAGATGCGTAGCTAGAATTATAGCTAACAGAGATGATATTGAATTAGTTGCTATAAATGATACAGCAACACCTGATATGCTAGAATATATTACAAAATATGATACGGTTCATGGAACTTTTGATGGCGATGTAAAAGTTGAAGATGGGTATTTAAAAATGGGTAAAATCAAAGCTAAACTTTACTCAACAAGAGATGCTAAAGAACTAACTTTCACTAAAGAGTGTGGAGCAGAAGTTATTTTAGAGTGTACTGGTGCATATTTAACAAAAGAAAAATGTCAAGTTCATATAGACAATGGTGCTAAAAAAGTTGTAATGAGTGCACCAGCAAAAGATGATACAAAAACTTATGTACTAGGCGTAAATGAAAATACTTATGCTGGAGAAAACATAGTTTCAAATGCTTCTTGTACTACAAATTGTTTAGGACCAATAGCAAAAATCATTGATGATGCTTTCGGAATTGAAAAAGGTTTAATGACAACTATTCACTCTTATACAAATGACCAAAATATCTTAGATGTAAAACATAAATCAGATAAAAGAAGAGCAAGAGCTGGAGCTTCTAATATGATACCAACAAGTACTGGTGCAGCAAAAGCCATGAAGCTTATTATGCCTCAACTTGAAGGAAAACTTCATGGTCAAAGTGTAAGAGTTCCAACTCCAAACGTTTCAATGGTAGATGTAAACTTTTTGGTTAAAAAAGATACTACAAAAGAGGAAATAAATGCTTTATTTACTCAAAAATCAAAAGAGTTAGCAGGTATTGTAAGTGTTGATAATGATATGTTAGTATCTAGTGATATTATTGGTAATACAAATTCTACAATTGTTGCTTCAGATTTAACTCAAGTAATTGGTGGAAATATGATAAAAGTAATGAGTTGGTATGACAATGAATGGGGATATTCAGCTAGATTAGTTGACTTAGCTGTTTATGTAGCAAATAAATAA
- a CDS encoding phosphoglycerate kinase has protein sequence MKLQEIKNIDISGKKVFIRCDFNVPVDEDNNITDDRRIRSALNTIRFCIDNDCSVILASHFGRPKSGFEDKYSLAPIAKRLHILLKQDIKLAPSVVCNETLKMAKELKAGEILLLENMRFEAGETKNDEELSKKLASMAEIYINDAFGVSHRAHSSVEGIAKYFDMDSKAAGFLLAKEIKFFHHIVENPKRPFVSIVGGSKVSGKLEALYNLVPKVDKIIIGGGMAFTFLKALGYEIGKSLVEEDLIPEALKIMELAKQKDTKLYLPVDIVAAEAFDAEAIAKIVTIQEMPKSWMGLDIGPASALLFNEALADANTILWNGPMGVYEMEKFAKGSTKISHAVASSYATTVVGGGDTADLVRITGDESDMTFISTGGGASLELIEGKILPGVKALVIEEDN, from the coding sequence ATGAAACTGCAAGAGATTAAAAATATAGATATTAGTGGTAAAAAAGTATTTATAAGATGTGATTTTAATGTTCCTGTTGATGAGGATAATAATATTACAGATGATAGAAGAATAAGAAGTGCATTAAATACAATTAGATTTTGTATAGATAATGATTGTTCAGTTATTTTAGCAAGCCATTTTGGAAGACCAAAAAGTGGTTTTGAAGATAAATATTCACTTGCTCCAATAGCAAAGAGATTACATATTCTATTAAAACAAGATATTAAATTAGCTCCAAGTGTAGTTTGTAATGAAACTTTAAAAATGGCAAAAGAATTAAAAGCTGGTGAAATACTACTTTTAGAAAATATGAGATTTGAAGCTGGTGAAACAAAAAATGATGAAGAATTATCAAAAAAATTAGCTTCAATGGCTGAAATTTATATAAATGATGCTTTTGGAGTTTCACATAGAGCTCACTCTTCTGTTGAAGGAATAGCAAAATATTTTGATATGGATAGTAAAGCAGCTGGATTTTTACTAGCAAAAGAGATTAAATTTTTTCATCATATAGTTGAAAACCCAAAAAGACCATTTGTTTCAATAGTTGGTGGTTCAAAGGTGTCTGGAAAACTTGAAGCTTTATATAATCTCGTTCCAAAAGTTGATAAAATTATCATTGGTGGAGGAATGGCATTTACATTTTTAAAAGCATTAGGGTATGAAATTGGTAAATCTCTAGTTGAAGAAGATTTAATACCTGAAGCTTTAAAAATCATGGAACTTGCGAAACAAAAAGATACAAAATTATATTTACCAGTTGATATTGTTGCAGCTGAAGCTTTTGATGCAGAAGCAATAGCAAAAATTGTAACTATACAAGAGATGCCAAAATCTTGGATGGGATTAGATATAGGTCCTGCAAGTGCACTTTTATTTAATGAAGCTTTAGCAGATGCAAATACTATTTTATGGAATGGACCAATGGGTGTTTATGAAATGGAAAAATTTGCAAAAGGTAGTACAAAAATATCTCATGCTGTGGCTAGTTCTTATGCAACAACAGTTGTTGGTGGTGGAGATACTGCTGACTTAGTAAGAATCACTGGTGATGAATCTGATATGACATTTATATCTACTGGGGGTGGAGCTTCTTTAGAATTAATAGAAGGAAAAATTTTACCAGGAGTTAAAGCATTAGTTATAGAGGAAGATAACTAA
- a CDS encoding triose-phosphate isomerase yields the protein MAIIASNFKTNHTRKTTAIFINKLNDYLLKNSIKNEVIVFPTSTSLDSFNTVSNLVIGAQNAYATSSGSFTGEIGTFQLNEFEIKTILIGHSERRHILGETQKQISKKYEFYKSLGYKIIYCIGEPLEVKNLGLEKTLEYIYEQFLGIDTNYENLILAYEPVWAIGTGVTATNEDIKQVHTAIKQKINKPLLYGGSVKVENVKEICQIENVDGALIGTASWIIEDFIQIIENTKDL from the coding sequence ATGGCAATAATAGCTAGTAACTTTAAAACTAATCATACTAGAAAAACAACAGCTATATTTATTAATAAATTAAATGATTATCTTTTAAAAAATAGTATAAAAAATGAAGTTATTGTATTCCCTACTTCTACTTCACTTGACTCTTTTAATACTGTTTCAAACCTTGTAATAGGAGCACAAAATGCTTATGCAACATCAAGTGGTTCATTTACAGGAGAAATAGGTACTTTTCAATTAAATGAATTTGAAATTAAAACTATTTTAATTGGACATAGTGAAAGAAGACATATTTTAGGAGAAACTCAAAAACAAATTTCAAAAAAATATGAGTTTTATAAAAGTTTAGGATATAAGATTATTTACTGTATTGGTGAACCTTTAGAGGTAAAAAATTTAGGATTAGAGAAAACTTTAGAATATATTTATGAACAATTTTTAGGAATTGACACAAATTATGAAAATCTAATTCTTGCATATGAACCAGTTTGGGCTATTGGTACAGGAGTTACTGCTACAAATGAAGATATCAAACAAGTTCATACAGCAATAAAACAAAAGATAAATAAGCCTCTTTTATATGGTGGAAGCGTTAAAGTAGAAAATGTAAAAGAGATTTGCCAAATTGAAAATGTTGATGGAGCATTAATAGGGACTGCTTCATGGATTATTGAAGATTTTATACAAATAATAGAAAATACAAAGGATTTATAA
- the fabI gene encoding enoyl-ACP reductase FabI: MLMKGKKGVILGVANDKSIAYGIAKACAAQGAKIAFTYLNDSLKKRVEPIADEFGSKDLVYPCDVSNPEEIKALKVSLEKDLGEIDFIVHSIAFAPKEGLSGRFHNITREAFDIAMDISVFSLIEVTKELKPLLSKNSSILTLSYYGGVKYIPNYNLMGVAKAALEMTTKYLAEDLGQDGIRVNAISAGPIRTLAAAGISDFRFMLKWNEAHSPLKKNVTIDEVGNSGMYLLSDLSSAVTGEIHYVDSGFNIMGMPAVDFSGDKPTIAWNGTDK; the protein is encoded by the coding sequence ATGTTGATGAAAGGTAAAAAAGGTGTAATTTTAGGTGTTGCAAATGATAAATCAATTGCTTATGGGATTGCAAAAGCTTGTGCAGCACAGGGTGCTAAAATAGCTTTCACATATCTAAATGATTCACTAAAAAAAAGGGTTGAGCCAATAGCAGATGAATTTGGTAGCAAAGATTTAGTTTATCCTTGTGATGTTTCAAATCCTGAAGAAATAAAAGCATTAAAAGTTTCTTTAGAAAAAGATTTAGGAGAAATAGATTTTATAGTACATTCTATTGCTTTTGCTCCAAAAGAAGGACTTAGTGGAAGATTTCATAATATTACAAGAGAAGCATTTGATATAGCTATGGATATATCAGTTTTCTCACTTATCGAAGTAACAAAAGAATTAAAACCACTTTTATCTAAAAATTCTTCTATCTTAACTTTATCTTATTATGGTGGAGTAAAATATATTCCAAACTATAATCTTATGGGAGTTGCAAAAGCAGCTTTGGAGATGACTACAAAATATCTAGCTGAAGATTTAGGACAAGATGGTATAAGAGTAAATGCTATTAGTGCAGGTCCAATTAGAACTCTAGCAGCCGCTGGAATTAGTGATTTTAGATTTATGCTTAAATGGAATGAAGCTCATTCTCCATTAAAGAAAAATGTTACTATTGATGAAGTTGGTAATTCTGGTATGTATTTACTTAGTGATTTAAGTAGTGCTGTTACAGGTGAAATACATTATGTTGATAGTGGATTTAATATCATGGGAATGCCTGCTGTTGATTTTTCTGGAGATAAACCAACAATTGCATGGAATGGTACAGATAAATAA